The Solanum pennellii chromosome 7, SPENNV200 DNA segment aaataatgATGATGAGTAATTAGTATTTTTGAAGTGTGGCCCTTGTTTCCATGAAATGGTGTATTCTTTTGAGTGCAATTTGTAAGGTATTTTCAGTCATGTTAGCAAAACAAACCCTGAACCAACCTGGCTCTGAGCAATGACAAGAAGAACCTGGAGAAATATTGAGTTTCACTTGATTCAATATTGTATTCCACACTTGCAATTCACATTCTTTTGTAGGTTTTTCCAACAAACTAGTTAAGTTCATCCAGCAAAACAATCCCGCATTCCCTCTCAAGCACTCAATCCCAGCACTCCTCAGCCCTTCAATCATCATTTCATATCTCATTCTTAACCTTTCGCGATTCTTCTTTATGTAATTCTCAGTAAATGTCTCATCAGACAACATGGAAGCCAATAGTTGTTGTGTCTGAGAAGAAATCAATGTAAAACTTGACATTCTTCTTGCCGTTGTGACAATTTTGTCATTGTATGAGTAGATTGTACCTACTCGAAACCCAGGGAGTCCCAAGTCTTTAGAGAGGCTGTACACAATGTGTACCCTCTCTGAATCCTTGTAGTTTCTGGATTCAAGTATTTCAGCAATACTGACAAATTCGGAGCAACAAAAGGCTGAACCTGAGTAGATTTCATCCGAGACAAGATGGATATTTTTTCTTGTAACGAATTCAAGAATTTCCTCAAGAACACATCTTTGAACGGTGGCACCCAAAGGGTTTGAGGGGTTTGTTATAAGAACCCCTCTTACTTTGATGTTGTTGGATTCAGCTTCCTTGTAGGCATCTTCCAAGGCTCGTGGAGTAACTTGGAAATTATTTGAACTGTCACAATGGACTGGAACGATTTTCACACCCGTTCTCCACCTCAAGTCTCTATCAAATCtgcaaataataataatctctatcatatttattaactaaataataatttaatggtcacacaattcaacataagaCAAGATATGATATATATGGTGTTTACCCAGGATAGTAAGGAGTTGGAAGAAGCAAAGCATCACCAGGATCAGCTAAAATGAAAGTTAACAACTCATTAGCTGCAGTGGCACCAGCTGTAATAACAACTCTATCAGGATCAAATCTTGCCCTTCCACCTCTTACTTTTTCCATGAAGCTAGCCATTGCCTTTCTAAAACAAACTAGTCCATGATAATCTTGAAACAAAGCATTTTCCCTGAATCTTGAAATTTCAGCTACGCCATCGTCTTTCTGCTTTTCCAAGTATTCTTCCAGCAAATCAAATGACACCTATAATACAATACAAGAAATgatttttaagttaattcaatatttaatgtTAAGTTTAGCATGgccaaatataatataatgatgataaaaaaaaaacttacttgATTTTCGGCTAATCCCATTTGAATAACTCCAGATGGGTTGTGAACTTCATCAAATGGATTTTCATCATATGCTTTCCATCCAGCAAAGTAAGGTGAGTCTTCTCCATGAGTGTCAGACGTTGCAACGTTTGATAGACCAACTACTGTTGAACGTTTCTCAATCTCTATGgccataatataattataattatattgatcTTAGCTTCCTTCTTCTTTGTGTTTTCGGCTATCAAGATATaatataaatgtgaaaaaaatggaagaaaaaagtATTGTTTGaatatgaactttttttttggcaaattaAAGAGCAACTTATATAGAAAGTAGTTTTAATAAAAGGGGCCCTCAACAAAATGATAACTTTGTCACAAAAGGAGCAATGATTGATTATATAGACGAAGCAAGATCAACGCTCACCTTTTACAAATATACTTTAAATGGCTGGTGACAACTGTTAGTTTCAGAGTTTTTCTATATTCTCAATCTCCACAAGATCCCCAAATCAAATAGGGTGGTTGATCTGGGTGGCACTtcaaatattaacttaattaccTCCAATTTTTTAACATGCAAacgtactttattaattatcccTCTCCATTCAGATTCTTTCACAATGCTCTCTCCAATTCATTATACTAATTAAGTGCATGTGTATATTGtgttaacaaatatatatatatatatatatatatatatataNNNNNNNNNNNNNNNNNNNNNNNNNNNNNNNNNNNNNNNNNNNNNNNNNNNNNNNNNNNNNNNNNNNNNNNNNNNNNNNNNNNNNNNNNNNNNNNNNNNNNNNNNNNNNNNNNNNNNNNNNNNNNNNNNNNNNNNNNNNNNNNNNNNNNNNNNNNNNNNNNNNNNNNNNNNNNNNNNNNNNNNNNNNNNNNNNNNNNNNNNNNNNNNNNNNNNNNNNNNNNNNNNNNNNNNNNNNNNNNNNNNNNNNNNNNNNNNNNNNNNNNNNNNNNNNNNNNNNNNNNNNNNNNNNNNNNNNNNNNNNNNNNNNNNNNNNNNNNNNNNNNNNNNNNNNNNNNNNNNNNNNNNNNNNNNNNNNNNNNNNNNNNNNNNNNNNNNNNNNNNNNNNNNNNNNNNNNNNNNNNNNNNNNNNNNNNNNNNNNNNNNNNNNNNNNNNNNNNNNNNNNNNNNNNNNNNNNNNNNNNNNNNNNNNNNNNNNNNNNNNNNNNNNNNNNNNNNNNNNNNNNNNNNNNNNNNNNNNNNNNNNNNNNNNNNNNNNNNNNNNNNNNNNNNNNNNNNNNNNNNNNNNNNNNNNNNNNNNNNNNNNNNNNNNNNNNNNNNNNNNNNNNNNNNNNNNNNNNNNNNNNNNNNNNNNNNNNNNNNNNNNNNNNNNNNNNNNNNNNNNNNNNNNNNNNNNNNNNNNNNNNNNNNNNNNNNNNNNNNNNNNNNNNNNNNNNNNNNNNNNNNNNNNNNNNNNNNNNNNNNNNNNNNNNNNNNNNNNNNNNNNNNNNNNNNNNNNNNNNNNNNNNNNNNNNNNNNNNNNNNNNNNNNNNNNNNNNNNNNNNNNNNNNNNNNNNNNNNNNNNNNNNNNNNNNNNNNNNNNNNNNNNNNNNNNNNNNNNNNNNNNNNNNNNNNNNNNNNNNNNNNNNNNNNNNNNNNNNNNNNNNNNNNNNNNNNNNNNNNNNNNNNNNNNNNNNNNNNNNNNNNNNNNNNNNNNNNNNNNNNNNNNNNNNNNNNNNNNNNNNNNNNNNNNNNNNNNNNNNNNNNNNNNNNNNNNNNNNNNNNNNNNNNNNNNNNNNNNNNNNNNNNNNNNNNNNNNNNNNNNNNNNNNNNNNNNNNNNNNNNNNNNNNNNNNNNNNNNNNNNNNNNNNNNNNNNNNNNNNNNNNNNNNNNNNNNNNNNNNNNNNNNNNNNNNNNNNNNNNNNNNNNNNNNNNNNNNNNNNNNNNNNNNNNNNNNNNNNNNNNNNNNNNNNNNNNNNNNNNNNNNNNNNNNNNNNNNNNNNNNNNNNNNNNNNNNNNNNNNNNNNNNNNNNNNNNNNNNNNNNNNNNNNNNNNNNNNNNNNNNNNNNNNNNNNNNNNNNNNNNNNNNNNNNNNNNNNNNNNNNNNNNNNNNNNNNNNNNNNNNNNNNNNNNNNNNNNNNNNNNNNNNNNNNNNNNNNNNNNNNNNNNNNNNNNNNNNNNNNNNNNNNNNNNNNNNNNNNNNNNNNNNNNNNNNNNNNNNNNNNNNNNNNNNNNNNNNNNNNNNNNNNNNNNNNNNNNNNNNNNNNNNNNNNNNNNNNNNNNNNNNNNNNNNNNNNNNNNatatatatatatatatatatatatataaaaattaaaattttcaagataGAACTGTACTTAAAAGGAATATGATAACTCATCACCAACACACTAACagttaaagggaaaaaaattaaatgtatgaACGAAGTTTTATCATTGGTTAAAGTAAACATTATGTTTGTATTAATGCACTAAAGCACGCTCTACAAACTAAAGCTACATTATGTTATATATGAGTGTAGTATTACAACTGATCATTTCTcaattgaaatttataattttatatttaaattttttacataaacacataatttaaatattactttattttttttatatactcgATTCTTATTGATACAAGGAACACGTGTCAAGAATTGTTTTCTTCTCGATTGAGAAGGGTTGAATTAGGTTTTAGGTCTAACTCACACTccaaaagttagctcaaagAGATGAGGATTGTCCAAACATTATAAGGAGTCCatccatctcattaaccaccgatgtgagacttttctcattctttaacaccccacctcacgcccagtgcttagcatctagTGGATagacaattttgattttggaggctccaacatcgggtgagacgggccctgctctgataacatgttaaattaggtcttaggccaaactcacaccccaaaagttagctcaaagAGAGGTGGATTGTTCAACCTTATAAGAAGTCcactcatctcattaaccaccgatatgaaacttttgttattctttaacAAAGACCAAATTATGGTCTCTTCACttctaaaaagaaaacaataacgAGAAAAAGGACACAAAAGCATTGCTAAGCATTTTCAACAAAATCCTCCatcaattttggaaaaattgtGTCATACACTTATGAAATGTACATATAACAGGGGCTTGCATAAAATGAAAGTTATTATCTCCTGGCCTTTGGGAGTTATaccaatttttttataactagTACCTGAGTAACcatttaaaaagtaataatatgCTTCCATGTCCACCTATCTAACACGTAGTTGATGAAGAGAATTGGATAGTGATATTTTAGTGGTCATATTGAGCTTGTGATAATCCATGCATATGTGATCCCGTTACAATTACAAAGAATAATCTAGTTTGATTTGAAAcagacttttaaaaaataaataagatttttgaattttgtaattttaaattaaagttatatcaaatatacaaatttatcatttaatctTGTAATCTTAAATACGTCAAAAAgttgaaatcaaaataataaaagaaaaatcattctttcaaaaacttattaaaaaaaaaggaaaatcactCTTTTTAAAAcgaatatatacatatatggtTTCTTTTAATTTGGGAGATAGAGAAAAATAGGAAAGTGTTTAAGAAGATCAAAGAGCAGTTAAGTTAAGGATCATTAGTTAAGATTCTGATTTGCATATACTAAAACTAAAGCAGAAACTGCGAGAAGATATTCTGGCCCCACTACCTTTACGCCTTAATTGGCTCATCATACAACAAATCTCGATCGCAGAACACTAATTAATATGTAACTTCACTTCAAACTTTTTAACAATTCtgataataattaattcatgatcaATGATTAGTTATCATTAAGGTTAAATGGTTAATTAATCTTTTCCCTTAGTGTGATAATACCCAAATTATTGTTCCCTCCCTCACATTTCTTACCAAAAAAATACCCCCTCCATATCATGTCCCATATTTGTTgaccattttttattttgtattgtgcttacaaaatcataaatacaaaattaattttactgATTTAGTCCTAAAAAGAAATATCTTGgcaattttacaaataaatgtgaacactttaaaaataattaatgttatcTTGACTTCGTAAGGTGGACAACACCAATATAATAACGATTATGATGGAGTGCTAAATACTTCTTCATCCTCAACCAAGGTCCTAGAGTTCTCGGGTTCGAGCCTCCTTCTGTATGAAATTGCCTTTATTAGAGAACATTTTACCCCAATGTGGGACTTTCATATTATTGGATcacttgataattcaaaatagaattaattatttttttctcatttttcccTTATAATTAATATTCCACCCAACAATAGTTGTTCACTATACTAGTTTGAGATGTCTAATAATACTTGTTCACTTTATGAAAtcaatgaataattttatacttattAGTTAATTTACCTTTATCATTGATTATAGTCAATTCTCAATTGTATCTATTATATTTAAAGAGTGATATAAAAATTATCcgtctttttataatttttaagaagTTTGCAAAATCAATAGTGGACAAGCATTGTTGGACAGTACAACCTTTTGAATGTAAACAATTTCAAATGCTAggcatgcatatatatatatatatatgtacttttatgtatattgttcctaacttattttatgtGTATCGATATAAacaaagggaaaaataaaaaagttaattaaatttattaataattttctattatcaTGTAAAGTAAAATTTCTCGTCTAATatgaaatggagaaaatatttgaCATTTCACGATAATTACTTTTAAGTTTTATCCGTCTATGCTTCCTATTATCCTGATGACATCAATAAGTATATCAGAGAAGCTGAGGAATGTATGGTTTTACCTGTATTTGAAATTCGTTAAcatgaatttttataataaaataatataag contains these protein-coding regions:
- the LOC107025598 gene encoding 1-aminocyclopropane-1-carboxylate synthase 7-like, whose amino-acid sequence is MAIEIEKRSTVVGLSNVATSDTHGEDSPYFAGWKAYDENPFDEVHNPSGVIQMGLAENQVSFDLLEEYLEKQKDDGVAEISRFRENALFQDYHGLVCFRKAMASFMEKVRGGRARFDPDRVVITAGATAANELLTFILADPGDALLLPTPYYPGFDRDLRWRTGVKIVPVHCDSSNNFQVTPRALEDAYKEAESNNIKVRGVLITNPSNPLGATVQRCVLEEILEFVTRKNIHLVSDEIYSGSAFCCSEFVSIAEILESRNYKDSERVHIVYSLSKDLGLPGFRVGTIYSYNDKIVTTARRMSSFTLISSQTQQLLASMLSDETFTENYIKKNRERLRMRYEMMIEGLRSAGIECLRGNAGLFCWMNLTSLLEKPTKECELQVWNTILNQVKLNISPGSSCHCSEPGWFRVCFANMTENTLQIALKRIHHFMETRATLQKY